The following are encoded in a window of Vibrio sp. SCSIO 43136 genomic DNA:
- a CDS encoding metal-dependent hydrolase has product MDSITQAALGATVAGAIAGKQCNGKVLLVGAALGTLPDLDVVLDYGDAVSNTIKHRGFSHSLLLLPPFALLISWLYCLFRPDNFWTFSRVSFLTVSVLVTHTLLDAMTTYGTQLLWPLDGYFELRNIFIIDPIYTVPLLIAIGVAVFSKRLGGRWCQAVVLISTLYLGWGYAAQQSIYQRVEQNLLAQQLPSQNVIVMPTPFNTVLWRVVVKDDNQYWEGLASILDSDERIDFIARPLGKWPLNEEPQTLQGLKAFSHNFLSYREENGALIVSDLRLGMADNLAFQFTMAEKATNGEWTPLAAPTRFQGERGLEHIGALWERLKGDQSINANLQRLELSKAN; this is encoded by the coding sequence CTCGGCACGCTGCCTGATCTAGACGTGGTATTAGACTACGGTGATGCTGTGAGCAATACCATCAAACACCGTGGATTTAGCCACTCGTTACTATTACTCCCACCTTTTGCACTACTCATTTCATGGTTGTATTGCCTGTTTCGTCCAGACAATTTTTGGACTTTTTCTAGAGTATCGTTTCTGACGGTTAGTGTGCTGGTAACACATACGCTACTCGATGCAATGACTACCTATGGCACTCAGTTACTGTGGCCTCTCGATGGCTATTTTGAGCTGAGGAATATTTTTATCATCGACCCTATCTACACGGTACCGCTGCTGATCGCTATCGGTGTAGCCGTGTTCTCTAAACGCCTTGGAGGCCGCTGGTGTCAAGCTGTCGTGCTCATCTCGACTCTTTATCTTGGCTGGGGTTACGCCGCTCAGCAAAGCATTTACCAGAGAGTTGAGCAAAACCTTCTGGCGCAACAACTACCAAGCCAAAATGTTATCGTCATGCCAACACCGTTCAATACTGTGCTTTGGAGAGTCGTCGTAAAAGATGACAACCAGTACTGGGAAGGTTTAGCCTCGATACTAGACAGTGACGAACGCATCGATTTTATTGCTCGCCCACTAGGAAAATGGCCATTAAATGAAGAACCTCAAACACTTCAAGGGCTCAAAGCCTTCTCACATAATTTCCTGAGCTATCGTGAAGAAAATGGGGCGCTGATTGTGTCTGACTTGCGCTTGGGCATGGCCGATAATCTTGCTTTTCAATTCACTATGGCAGAAAAAGCAACTAACGGAGAATGGACACCACTCGCAGCACCTACTCGTTTTCAAGGGGAGAGAGGGTTAGAGCATATCGGTGCACTGTGGGAGCGCTTAAAAGGCGACCAAAGTATTAACGCCAACTTGCAACGGCTGGAGCTGAGTAAAGCGAATTGA
- a CDS encoding NAD-dependent succinate-semialdehyde dehydrogenase, with the protein MNEILKDRTLFKQSCLVDGCWVSGKQTTPVINPADGKVLGTIPLLSYSQVEQAIDSADIAMREWRSITAKQRSKLLMKWFYLIESHVDDLATIMTLEQGKPLAEAKGEILYAASFIEWFAEEAKRVYGDVIAPTLASNRIMTIKQPIGVCGAITPWNFPAAMITRKAAPALAAGCSIVIKPSIDTPYTAMALAELSVRAGIPAGVFNVVTGEAVTLGNILTQHPKIAKFSFTGSTQVGRILLSQCASTIKKSSMELGGNAPFIVFGDANLDDAVAGAVAAKFRNGGQTCVCVNRIYVHESVYDRFCHKFVEAVGTLKVGNGLDPEVKIGPMITQEAIDQIQTLVDDALLKGAQLESIDMASPPEGQFLLPRVLTQVMDSMDIVHTEIFGPVATILKFSSEEEVIQRANETIYGLASYFYTNDINRVYRVSERLEYGMVGVNTGIISNEVAPFGGVKQSGLGREGSKYGIEDYLEVKYVCVNTK; encoded by the coding sequence ATGAACGAGATATTAAAAGACCGCACCTTATTTAAACAGAGCTGTTTAGTGGATGGGTGCTGGGTGAGCGGAAAACAGACGACACCAGTTATCAATCCAGCCGATGGCAAGGTTCTTGGCACTATCCCTTTACTCTCCTACTCTCAAGTAGAGCAAGCCATTGACTCTGCCGATATAGCGATGCGGGAGTGGCGAAGTATTACGGCAAAACAGCGCAGTAAGCTGCTTATGAAGTGGTTTTACTTGATCGAATCGCATGTAGATGATCTGGCGACGATAATGACCCTTGAGCAAGGCAAACCGCTGGCGGAGGCGAAAGGTGAGATCCTGTATGCGGCCTCATTTATAGAGTGGTTTGCTGAGGAGGCAAAACGAGTTTACGGGGATGTTATTGCGCCAACCTTAGCGTCCAATCGCATTATGACCATCAAGCAGCCGATCGGTGTTTGTGGCGCAATCACCCCTTGGAATTTTCCGGCCGCGATGATCACACGTAAAGCGGCTCCTGCTTTAGCTGCGGGTTGTAGCATCGTCATCAAGCCTTCTATTGATACCCCTTATACTGCTATGGCACTTGCAGAACTGTCGGTTCGAGCAGGTATCCCTGCAGGTGTATTCAATGTAGTGACTGGTGAAGCGGTAACCCTTGGTAACATCCTCACGCAGCACCCCAAAATAGCCAAGTTTTCGTTTACAGGTTCAACTCAAGTGGGACGCATTCTACTGAGTCAATGTGCGTCAACAATTAAGAAGAGTTCGATGGAGTTGGGAGGTAATGCGCCATTTATTGTTTTTGGTGATGCCAATTTGGATGATGCAGTCGCTGGCGCAGTTGCGGCCAAATTTCGCAATGGTGGGCAGACGTGTGTTTGTGTGAACCGTATTTATGTACACGAGAGCGTTTATGACCGTTTTTGTCACAAGTTTGTTGAAGCGGTGGGCACGCTTAAGGTAGGTAATGGGCTTGACCCAGAAGTTAAGATTGGCCCAATGATCACCCAAGAAGCGATTGACCAAATCCAAACTCTCGTCGACGATGCATTGCTCAAAGGGGCACAGCTTGAATCTATCGATATGGCTTCGCCTCCAGAAGGTCAATTCCTTTTACCAAGGGTGTTAACTCAAGTAATGGATTCGATGGATATCGTCCACACTGAGATCTTTGGTCCAGTGGCCACCATACTGAAGTTCTCAAGCGAGGAAGAGGTTATCCAACGGGCCAATGAGACTATTTATGGCTTAGCCTCTTACTTTTACACCAATGATATAAACCGAGTCTACCGAGTGTCTGAGAGGCTAGAGTACGGTATGGTGGGAGTGAATACTGGGATCATCTCGAATGAAGTTGCTCCTTTTGGTGGGGTGAAGCAATCGGGGCTTGGTCGAGAGGGTTCAAAATACGGCATTGAGGACTACTTGGAAGTGAAATATGTGTGCGTAAATACCAAGTAG
- a CDS encoding N-acetyltransferase — protein sequence MDYSLNNIIEPKLIQDLFTQTFTDSEGTDEGAMIGKLAHDLLVTTDIEDLNCFTAKQGDEICGAVIFTTLKSECGTNAALLSPMAVATKCQGQGVGQELISFALEIMKAVGTKLVVTYGDPQFYGKVGFEALDEAQIQAPHKLSHPHGWIGQSLDAGTALTLSGKTQCAPALDDAKFW from the coding sequence ATGGACTATTCATTAAACAACATCATTGAGCCTAAACTGATTCAGGATTTGTTCACACAAACCTTTACGGATTCAGAAGGCACAGATGAAGGGGCGATGATCGGCAAGCTCGCCCACGATTTGCTCGTCACAACAGACATCGAAGACCTTAACTGTTTCACGGCAAAGCAGGGTGATGAAATATGCGGTGCGGTGATTTTCACCACTTTAAAGAGTGAATGTGGAACCAACGCTGCGCTTCTTTCACCGATGGCTGTTGCCACTAAATGCCAAGGGCAAGGGGTCGGGCAAGAGCTCATCTCTTTTGCACTAGAAATCATGAAAGCGGTGGGCACTAAGCTTGTTGTTACCTACGGCGACCCACAATTTTATGGGAAAGTAGGTTTTGAGGCATTAGATGAAGCTCAGATTCAAGCGCCACACAAACTCAGCCATCCACATGGTTGGATTGGTCAATCACTGGATGCAGGCACGGCGTTAACTTTGTCGGGTAAAACACAGTGTGCGCCAGCACTGGATGATGCAAAGTTCTGGTAG
- the yegD gene encoding molecular chaperone: MALGMDYGTSNCSVAHIVDNQAKMIPLVGEECYVPSTLCAPTSEAVSEYLFRCLEISPSDEVGENMLRRAIKLNREEGLDIRADDIAFGQQALDIYLDDPKDLYYVKSPKSFLGVMGLRDMQLSFFEDLVCAMIANIKHRSEASLGREVTQTVIGRPINFLGRGGEESNRQAEGIIYRGAKRAGFKDVEFQMEPVAAGLEFEASLTKDQTVLVVDIGGGTTDCSIVKMGPTWFGRAERGDSLLSSSGQRVGGNDLDIYIAYKQFMAHFGMGSKTLANLDMPLPQFWNSIAINDVQAQRKFYAHENLKALRDLKKEAQDPEKIARLIEVQQDGLGYALVKQAENTKIALGEQQTHTALVKLISEQLAIDTDAERMKESIEAPTEKIKALVLEAVNQAQTKPDVVFMTGGSARSPILRSAVKEVLPNIEIVGGNYFGSVTSGLARWADVVFK; encoded by the coding sequence ATGGCATTAGGTATGGATTATGGAACATCAAACTGTTCTGTTGCACATATTGTAGATAACCAAGCGAAGATGATTCCGCTGGTGGGTGAAGAGTGTTACGTTCCGTCGACCTTGTGTGCACCAACGTCAGAAGCAGTGTCTGAGTATCTGTTTCGCTGTTTAGAGATCTCACCATCTGATGAAGTGGGTGAGAATATGTTGCGCCGTGCAATTAAGCTAAATCGAGAAGAAGGGCTGGATATTCGCGCCGACGATATTGCGTTCGGCCAGCAGGCCCTAGATATCTATCTTGATGATCCTAAAGACCTCTACTACGTAAAGTCTCCTAAGTCTTTCTTGGGAGTAATGGGCCTAAGAGACATGCAGCTATCATTTTTCGAAGATTTGGTCTGCGCCATGATTGCCAATATCAAACATCGTAGTGAAGCGTCATTGGGTCGTGAAGTCACACAAACAGTCATTGGTCGCCCAATCAACTTCTTAGGGCGAGGTGGTGAAGAGTCTAACCGACAAGCGGAAGGTATTATTTACCGAGGTGCAAAGCGTGCAGGCTTTAAAGATGTTGAGTTTCAAATGGAGCCAGTCGCCGCTGGGTTAGAATTTGAAGCCTCGCTCACCAAAGACCAAACCGTGCTAGTGGTGGATATCGGTGGTGGTACGACGGACTGTTCAATCGTCAAAATGGGCCCGACTTGGTTTGGTAGGGCAGAGCGTGGAGATTCGCTCCTCTCTTCAAGTGGTCAGCGAGTTGGCGGTAACGATCTCGACATATACATAGCGTATAAACAATTTATGGCGCATTTTGGCATGGGGTCGAAAACATTGGCGAATCTTGATATGCCATTGCCCCAGTTTTGGAATTCGATTGCCATCAACGACGTACAAGCGCAGCGAAAATTCTATGCCCATGAAAACCTTAAAGCATTGCGAGATCTGAAAAAAGAAGCTCAAGATCCAGAGAAGATTGCGAGACTTATCGAAGTTCAGCAAGACGGTTTAGGTTACGCATTGGTCAAACAGGCTGAGAACACTAAGATTGCACTCGGTGAGCAACAGACTCACACCGCTTTGGTGAAGCTCATCAGTGAACAATTAGCGATCGACACGGATGCCGAGCGTATGAAGGAGTCGATTGAAGCGCCAACAGAAAAAATAAAAGCCTTGGTATTAGAGGCGGTTAATCAGGCTCAGACTAAGCCGGACGTGGTATTTATGACCGGGGGCTCTGCAAGATCCCCAATTTTGCGTTCGGCAGTCAAAGAGGTTTTGCCTAATATTGAAATAGTCGGTGGCAATTACTTTGGTTCGGTAACGTCAGGCTTGGCCCGTTGGGCAGACGTTGTATTTAAATAA
- a CDS encoding GNAT family N-acetyltransferase, which translates to MELKYRSAQIGDLENLVSLLANDALGSKREDTSIPLNSAYLSAFQAITRDPNNELLVVELDTSLVGMLQITFIPYLTHIGSWRCLIEGVRIHEEFRGLGFGEQMFQHSIKLAKDKGCHLVQLTSDKKRPDAIRFYEKLGFKATHEGFKLAL; encoded by the coding sequence GTGGAACTAAAATACCGCTCTGCACAAATTGGAGATCTGGAAAATCTCGTGTCACTTCTCGCCAATGACGCATTGGGCAGCAAACGGGAGGACACTTCAATACCTTTAAACAGCGCTTACCTTTCAGCATTCCAAGCTATCACTCGCGACCCAAATAATGAGTTACTTGTTGTCGAGCTGGATACCTCGCTTGTCGGCATGCTCCAAATAACTTTCATTCCTTACCTGACACATATTGGAAGCTGGCGCTGCCTCATTGAAGGCGTGAGAATTCATGAAGAGTTCCGAGGACTTGGATTTGGCGAGCAGATGTTCCAGCACTCAATAAAGTTAGCCAAAGACAAAGGCTGTCACTTGGTTCAGCTAACCAGCGATAAAAAGCGCCCAGATGCCATTAGGTTTTATGAAAAGCTGGGCTTTAAAGCAACACACGAAGGGTTCAAACTAGCACTGTAA